A DNA window from Brassica napus cultivar Da-Ae chromosome C1, Da-Ae, whole genome shotgun sequence contains the following coding sequences:
- the LOC111202302 gene encoding UDP-glucuronic acid decarboxylase 5 isoform X2 yields MATSEKQSSPKPPPSPSPLRNSKFFQSNMRILISGGAGFIGSHLVDKLMENEKNEVIVADNYFTGSKDNLKKWIGHPRFELIRHDVTEPLLIEVDQIYHLACPASPIFYKYNPVKTIKTNVIGTLNMLGLAKRVGARILLTSTSEVYGDPLIHPQPESYWGNVNPIGVRSCYDEGKRVAETLMFDYHRQHGIEIRIARIFNTYGPRMNIDDGRVVSNFIAQALRGEALTVQKPGTQTRSFCYVSDMVEGLMRLMEGDETGPINIGNPGEFTMVELAETVKELINPSIKIKMVENTPDDPRQRKPDITKAKEVLGWEPKVKLREGLPLMEEDFRQRLGVPKK; encoded by the exons ATGGCGACAAGTGAGAAACAAAGCAGCCCAAAGCCCCCACCTTCGCCTTCACCTCTCCGCAATTCCAAGTTTTTTCAG TCGAATATGAGGATATTGATCTCAGGAGGAGCTGGATTCATTGGATCTCACCTTGTTGATAAGCTGATGGAAAACGAGAAGAATGAG GTGATTGTTGCTGATAACTACTTCACTGGTTCCAAGGACAACCTCAAGAAATGGATCGGTCATCCTAGATTTGAGCTCATCCGTCATG ATGTCACGGAGCCACTGTTGATCGAGGTTGATCAGATTTACCATCTCGCATGTCCCGCATCTCCCATTTTCTACAAGTACAATCCCGTGAAGACCATCAAGACCAATGTGATCGGCACACTTAACATGCTAGGTCTTGCCAAGCGTGTTGGCGCAAG AATCTTGCTTACCTCTACCTCGGAGGTGTATGGAGATCCTCTCATCCATCCCCAGCCTGAGAGCTATTGGGGAAACGTCAACCCAATTG GGGTTAGGAGCTGTTATGATGAAGGCAAGCGTGTAGCTGAGACTTTAATGTTTGACTACCATAGGCAACATGGAATTG AAATCCGCATTGCCAGAATCTTCAACACTTATGGTCCACGCATGAACATAGATGATGGGCGTGTCGTAAGCAACTTCATTGCTCAAGCACTTAG GGGTGAGGCATTGACTGTTCAGAAACCTGGGACACAGACCCGTAGTTTCTGTTATGTATCTGACATGGTTGAGGGGCTAATGCGCCTCATGGAAGGAGATGAAACTGGTCCCATCAACATCGGTAACCCAG GCGAGTTTACGATGGTGGAACTAGCTGAGACAGTGAAGGAG CTGATAAACCCGAGCATAAAGATAAAGATGGTGGAGAACACACCCGATGATCCAAGACAGAGGAAGCCAGATATCACAAAGGCTAAAGAAGTGTTGGGGTGGGAACCGAAGGTGAAGCTCCGTGAAGGCCTTCCTCTTATGGAAGAAGATTTCAGGCAAAGGCTCGGAGTCCCCAAGAAGTAA
- the LOC111202302 gene encoding UDP-glucuronic acid decarboxylase 5 isoform X1 — protein MATSEKQSSPKPPPSPSPLRNSKFFQSNMRILISGGAGFIGSHLVDKLMENEKNEVIVADNYFTGSKDNLKKWIGHPRFELIRHDVTEPLLIEVDQIYHLACPASPIFYKYNPVKTIKTNVIGTLNMLGLAKRVGARILLTSTSEVYGDPLIHPQPESYWGNVNPIGVRSCYDEGKRVAETLMFDYHRQHGIGQFYFPRFIKILSRLLFLTLFSVEIRIARIFNTYGPRMNIDDGRVVSNFIAQALRGEALTVQKPGTQTRSFCYVSDMVEGLMRLMEGDETGPINIGNPGEFTMVELAETVKELINPSIKIKMVENTPDDPRQRKPDITKAKEVLGWEPKVKLREGLPLMEEDFRQRLGVPKK, from the exons ATGGCGACAAGTGAGAAACAAAGCAGCCCAAAGCCCCCACCTTCGCCTTCACCTCTCCGCAATTCCAAGTTTTTTCAG TCGAATATGAGGATATTGATCTCAGGAGGAGCTGGATTCATTGGATCTCACCTTGTTGATAAGCTGATGGAAAACGAGAAGAATGAG GTGATTGTTGCTGATAACTACTTCACTGGTTCCAAGGACAACCTCAAGAAATGGATCGGTCATCCTAGATTTGAGCTCATCCGTCATG ATGTCACGGAGCCACTGTTGATCGAGGTTGATCAGATTTACCATCTCGCATGTCCCGCATCTCCCATTTTCTACAAGTACAATCCCGTGAAGACCATCAAGACCAATGTGATCGGCACACTTAACATGCTAGGTCTTGCCAAGCGTGTTGGCGCAAG AATCTTGCTTACCTCTACCTCGGAGGTGTATGGAGATCCTCTCATCCATCCCCAGCCTGAGAGCTATTGGGGAAACGTCAACCCAATTG GGGTTAGGAGCTGTTATGATGAAGGCAAGCGTGTAGCTGAGACTTTAATGTTTGACTACCATAGGCAACATGGAATTGGTCAGTTTTATTTTCCTCGCTTCATCAAGATTCTCTCTCGTCTTTTGTTCCTTACCTTGTTCTCTGTAGAAATCCGCATTGCCAGAATCTTCAACACTTATGGTCCACGCATGAACATAGATGATGGGCGTGTCGTAAGCAACTTCATTGCTCAAGCACTTAG GGGTGAGGCATTGACTGTTCAGAAACCTGGGACACAGACCCGTAGTTTCTGTTATGTATCTGACATGGTTGAGGGGCTAATGCGCCTCATGGAAGGAGATGAAACTGGTCCCATCAACATCGGTAACCCAG GCGAGTTTACGATGGTGGAACTAGCTGAGACAGTGAAGGAG CTGATAAACCCGAGCATAAAGATAAAGATGGTGGAGAACACACCCGATGATCCAAGACAGAGGAAGCCAGATATCACAAAGGCTAAAGAAGTGTTGGGGTGGGAACCGAAGGTGAAGCTCCGTGAAGGCCTTCCTCTTATGGAAGAAGATTTCAGGCAAAGGCTCGGAGTCCCCAAGAAGTAA